From one Formosa sediminum genomic stretch:
- a CDS encoding sodium:proton antiporter — MLLLHTSTELVQQIPLWPSIPFFIILLAIAVGPLIAEEWWENNRNKFLVSIILSIPTIYYLIHMGLLEPLKHQILGDYFPFIVLLTSLFVITGGIHLSGDIKAKPWINTMFLGIGYLLASFMGTTGAAMLLIRPVISVNHQRKYNVHTILFFIAAVANCGGLLTPLGDPPLLMLYLRGASFTWFFSLIPEWAFTGILLLVIYFIMDTYYYKKEPAENLSADAREIEPIRIVGTLNFVYLLGVILSVAFINHDMIPEMGKEHAPFWLAHLREFVLILFTALAYFTTPEKTRSKNKFSWGPIVEVAVVFIGIFITMTPTLIYLRQHAPDMGLTEAWQFYYATGILSAFLDNTPTAVAFHSVASSIPVAEGIPIVANVAEKILSAIATSAVFFGALTYIGNGPNFMVKSIAEDHGIKMPSFFGYMLKFSLIILLPIYILTQLLFM, encoded by the coding sequence AACAAATTTTTGGTATCTATCATTTTAAGTATACCAACCATTTATTATTTAATACACATGGGGCTATTAGAGCCCTTAAAACATCAAATTTTAGGAGATTATTTCCCTTTTATTGTCCTACTAACTTCACTCTTTGTCATTACTGGGGGCATTCATCTTAGCGGTGACATCAAAGCTAAACCATGGATTAATACTATGTTTCTGGGTATTGGCTATCTATTAGCGTCATTTATGGGGACCACTGGAGCAGCCATGCTATTAATACGTCCCGTAATATCTGTTAATCACCAAAGAAAATATAATGTACATACCATCTTATTTTTTATTGCAGCAGTTGCCAATTGTGGTGGACTACTAACTCCGCTTGGAGACCCACCATTACTTATGCTTTACTTAAGAGGCGCAAGTTTTACTTGGTTTTTTAGCTTAATACCAGAGTGGGCATTTACAGGTATATTATTACTTGTGATTTATTTTATAATGGATACATATTACTATAAAAAAGAACCTGCTGAAAACCTATCTGCCGATGCTCGAGAAATTGAACCTATTCGAATTGTTGGAACACTAAACTTTGTGTATTTATTAGGTGTTATTTTATCTGTAGCCTTTATAAATCATGATATGATTCCTGAAATGGGTAAAGAACACGCACCGTTTTGGCTCGCACATTTACGTGAATTTGTACTAATCTTGTTTACGGCTTTAGCCTACTTTACAACGCCTGAAAAAACACGATCAAAAAACAAATTCTCTTGGGGACCAATTGTTGAAGTTGCCGTAGTTTTCATTGGTATATTCATTACCATGACACCTACACTTATTTATCTAAGACAGCATGCTCCAGATATGGGATTAACAGAAGCCTGGCAATTTTATTATGCTACAGGTATATTAAGTGCCTTTTTAGATAACACGCCTACTGCTGTAGCCTTTCATAGTGTTGCATCTAGCATTCCTGTTGCAGAAGGCATTCCTATAGTGGCAAATGTGGCAGAAAAAATACTTAGTGCAATTGCAACGAGTGCCGTATTCTTTGGTGCTTTAACTTATATTGGTAACGGCCCTAACTTTATGGTGAAATCTATTGCTGAAGATCACGGTATAAAAATGCCTAGTTTCTTTGGGTATATGCTTAAATTCTCATTAATTATCTTATTACCTATTTATATTCTTACACAATTACTATTTATGTAA